A genomic segment from Gracilinanus agilis isolate LMUSP501 chromosome 1, AgileGrace, whole genome shotgun sequence encodes:
- the LOC123232444 gene encoding transgelin-2-like, which translates to MANRGPAYGLSWEVQQKIEKQYDADLEQILIQWITTQCRRDVRRPQPGRENFQNWLKDGTGLCELINGLYPEGQGPVKKIQASAMAFKQMEQISQFLQTAERYGINATDIFQTVDLWEGKNMACVQRTLMNLGGLAVARGDGFFSGDPNWFPKKSKENPRNFTDNQLQEGKNVIGLQMGTNHGASQAGMTGYGMPRQIL; encoded by the coding sequence ATGGCCAACAGGGGACCTGCTTATGGACTGAGCTGGGAGGTGCAGCAGAAAATTGAGAAACAGTATGATGCTGACCTGGAACAGATCCTCATTCAATGGATTACCACACAGTGCCGCAGAGATGTTCGGCGGCCCCAGCCTGGGCGAGAGAATTTCCAAAATTGGCTCAAGGATGGCACGGGGCTGTGTGAGCTCATCAATGGGCTATACCCTGAAGGCCAGGGCCCAGTAAAGAAGATCCAGGCTTCAGCCATGGCCTTCAAACAGATGGAACAGATTTCTCAGTTCCTACAGACAGCAGAGCGCTATGGCATCAATGCCACTGATATCTTCCAAACTGTGGAtctctgggaaggaaagaatatggccTGTGTGCAGCGGACACTGATGAACCTTGGTGGTCTGGCAGTGGCCAGGGGTGATGGGTTCTTCTCTGGAGACCCTAACTGGTTCCCTAAGAAATCCAAGGAGAATCCTCGAAACTTCACAGATAACCAGCTACAGGAAGGCAAGAACGTCATCGGGCTGCAAATGGGCACCAACCATGGGGCATCTCAGGCGGGCATGACTGGTTATGGGATGCCACGCCAGATCCTCTGA